A region of Streptomyces halobius DNA encodes the following proteins:
- a CDS encoding LacI family DNA-binding transcriptional regulator: protein MRSDTPVTSNEASAPAHREPPRPTAATRVTSRDVARAAGVSQAAVSLVLGDKWRGRVSPAKADAVRTAARELGYRPNLAARSLRMGRTRTVLLVVPALTTEFFARVYTGAARIAAAHGFGVVLYPSPEGTGPAHPSPSTPHSGRPMRAPLVPDPFDSASATLDGVIASSMAADSLTALRDAGLPLVMLDSDPDDDRATATVNLDIADGVRQLATHLHTLGHRRITHLTAGVDSWTFRLRAHALAEALHKTPGTLLRHHPAALGVDAGLHAAHAALTGPGPRPTALLCDDDIIAAGACKAVRRLGLRVPEDVSVTGFDDLALAVAVEPELTTVRLPAEEFGETGMRALLATLAGIQAEAPTLPVQLITRGSTAPPPTDPAPTA from the coding sequence ATGAGGAGTGACACACCGGTGACCAGTAACGAGGCCAGCGCACCGGCCCACCGCGAGCCACCCCGCCCGACCGCCGCCACCCGCGTCACCAGCCGGGACGTCGCCCGCGCCGCCGGCGTCTCACAGGCTGCCGTCTCTCTTGTCCTCGGCGACAAATGGCGCGGCCGCGTCTCCCCCGCCAAGGCCGACGCGGTCCGCACCGCCGCCCGCGAACTGGGCTACCGCCCCAACCTCGCCGCCCGCAGCCTCCGCATGGGCCGCACCCGCACCGTGCTCCTCGTCGTCCCCGCCCTCACCACCGAATTCTTCGCCCGCGTCTACACGGGCGCCGCCCGCATCGCCGCCGCCCACGGCTTCGGCGTCGTCCTCTACCCCTCCCCCGAGGGAACCGGCCCCGCCCACCCGTCGCCCTCCACCCCCCACAGCGGAAGGCCCATGCGGGCCCCTTTGGTTCCCGACCCCTTCGACTCCGCCTCCGCCACCCTCGACGGCGTCATCGCCTCCTCCATGGCCGCCGACTCCCTCACCGCGCTACGCGACGCCGGTCTCCCCCTGGTGATGCTCGACAGCGACCCCGACGACGACCGGGCCACCGCCACCGTCAACCTCGATATCGCCGACGGCGTACGGCAGTTGGCCACCCACCTGCACACCCTCGGCCACCGCCGGATCACCCACCTCACCGCCGGCGTGGACTCCTGGACCTTCCGGCTCCGCGCCCACGCCCTGGCCGAGGCGCTCCACAAGACCCCCGGCACACTGCTGCGCCACCACCCGGCCGCGCTCGGCGTCGACGCCGGACTGCACGCCGCGCACGCCGCACTGACCGGCCCCGGCCCTCGCCCCACCGCTCTGCTCTGCGACGACGACATCATCGCCGCCGGCGCCTGCAAAGCCGTCCGCCGACTGGGCCTGCGGGTCCCCGAAGACGTCTCCGTCACCGGATTCGACGACCTGGCCCTCGCCGTCGCCGTCGAACCGGAGCTGACGACCGTACGCCTGCCCGCCGAGGAATTCGGCGAGACCGGCATGCGGGCCCTGCTGGCCACACTGGCCGGCATCCAAGCCGAGGCCCCCACCCTCCCGGTCCAGCTCATCACCCGCGGCTCCACCGCCCCACCGCCCACCGACCCCGCCCCCACGGCATAA
- the pafA gene encoding Pup--protein ligase, translating to MDRRIFGLENEYGVTCTFRGQRRLSPDEVARYLFRRVVSWGRSSNVFLRNGARLYLDVGSHPEYATPECDNVTELVTHDKSGERILEGLLVDAERRLHEEGIAGDVYLFKNNTDSAGNSYGCHENYLVARHGEFSRLADILIPFLVTRQLLCGAGKVLQTPRGAVYCVSQRAEHIWEGVSSATTRSRPIINTRDEPHADAERYRRLHVIVGDSNMSETTMLLKVGATDLVLRMIEAGTVMRDLTLENPIRAIREVSHDTTGQRKVRLASGREASALEVQQEYYEKAVDFCDRRGIRTGTVERVLELWGRTLESIRDQELDRIATEIDWVMKHQLIERYRTKNNISMSHPRVAQIDLAYHDIHRRRGLYYLLERKGQAVRICNDLKIFEGKSVPPQTTRARLRGDFIRRAQEQRRDFTVDWVHLKLNDQAQRTVLCKDPFRSVDDRVEKLIAGM from the coding sequence ATGGACCGCCGCATTTTCGGGCTGGAGAACGAGTACGGCGTCACGTGCACGTTCAGGGGACAGCGCCGACTGTCGCCTGACGAAGTGGCGCGGTACCTCTTCCGCCGTGTTGTGTCATGGGGCCGCAGCAGCAATGTCTTCCTGCGGAACGGCGCCCGCCTGTACTTGGACGTGGGATCGCATCCGGAATACGCAACCCCCGAGTGCGACAACGTGACCGAACTGGTCACCCACGACAAGTCCGGCGAGCGCATTCTCGAAGGACTGCTCGTCGACGCTGAACGCCGCCTGCACGAGGAGGGAATCGCGGGCGACGTCTATCTCTTCAAGAACAACACCGATTCGGCGGGAAACTCCTACGGCTGTCACGAGAACTACCTCGTCGCCCGTCATGGTGAGTTCTCCCGGCTCGCGGACATCCTCATTCCGTTCCTCGTCACCCGCCAGCTGCTGTGCGGTGCGGGCAAGGTGCTGCAGACGCCGCGGGGCGCCGTCTACTGTGTCAGTCAGCGTGCCGAGCACATCTGGGAGGGGGTCTCCTCGGCGACGACCCGTTCCCGTCCGATCATCAATACCCGCGATGAGCCGCATGCGGACGCCGAGCGTTATCGCCGGCTGCATGTGATCGTCGGTGATTCCAATATGTCCGAGACGACCATGCTGCTGAAGGTCGGGGCCACCGACCTCGTCCTGCGTATGATCGAGGCGGGCACGGTCATGCGTGATCTGACGCTGGAGAATCCGATCCGGGCGATCCGCGAGGTCAGTCATGACACCACCGGCCAGCGCAAGGTGCGGCTGGCCAGCGGGCGGGAGGCATCGGCTCTCGAAGTGCAGCAGGAGTACTACGAAAAGGCCGTCGATTTCTGCGACCGCCGGGGAATCCGGACGGGTACCGTCGAGCGGGTCCTGGAGTTGTGGGGCCGCACCCTTGAGTCGATCCGGGACCAGGAGCTCGACCGTATCGCGACGGAGATCGACTGGGTGATGAAGCATCAGCTCATCGAGCGGTACCGCACGAAGAACAACATCTCCATGTCCCACCCACGAGTGGCGCAGATAGACCTCGCGTATCACGACATTCACCGTCGCCGGGGGCTTTACTACCTGCTGGAGCGGAAGGGCCAAGCGGTACGGATCTGCAACGACTTGAAGATCTTCGAGGGCAAGTCGGTGCCGCCGCAGACCACCCGCGCCCGGCTGCGTGGGGACTTCATCCGGCGGGCGCAGGAACAGCGCCGCGATTTCACCGTCGACTGGGTGCATCTCAAGCTGAACGACCAGGCGCAGCGCACGGTTCTGTGCAAGGACCCGTTCCGTTCGGTCGACGACAGGGTGGAGAAGCTGATCGCCGGGATGTGA
- a CDS encoding MFS transporter, giving the protein MAAGYGELLRTRHATRLLVGTLVGRLPNTTAPLAVVLFIRAEGGSYALAGALAAVYGVCNAIGQPLLGRAVDLYGQPRVMLPAAVLSALGMALLAAVGLDAPWLAYLAMVIAGLFTPPLEGGLRALWPGVLRREDRVHAAYALDAVAQEVLFAVGPLLVTLSVAAWSERIAVLVINLIGVLGALSVVVSKPSRQWRSAPREAHWLGALRSSGMLVLIGSFFFVGLALGSIAVAAVAYSDERGGSMISSYLLSALGVGALVGGLVYGAREWPGRPESRLRLLVALLAVGYLPLMLAPGVVAMTALAGLSGVFLAPALACAFVVVDRHAPKGTVTEAFSWLVTTFGVGAAVGSSVVGPVLEFGGPAAGFAVAGAGGVAALLVLLSTKRFLGDPVRRTESARSAENDRNGAAEPGFRAGHQA; this is encoded by the coding sequence ATGGCCGCGGGATATGGGGAGCTGCTCAGGACCCGGCATGCGACGCGGCTCCTCGTGGGCACCTTGGTCGGCAGGCTGCCGAACACCACCGCGCCGCTGGCCGTGGTGCTGTTCATCCGTGCCGAGGGCGGCAGCTACGCGCTCGCCGGCGCGCTCGCCGCGGTCTACGGCGTCTGCAACGCCATTGGCCAGCCGCTGCTGGGCCGGGCCGTGGATCTCTACGGCCAGCCGAGGGTGATGCTGCCCGCCGCGGTGCTCTCCGCCCTCGGGATGGCGTTGCTGGCCGCCGTCGGCCTGGATGCGCCGTGGCTTGCGTATCTCGCCATGGTGATCGCCGGTCTCTTCACCCCGCCGCTGGAGGGTGGCCTGCGGGCGCTGTGGCCCGGGGTTCTCAGGCGCGAGGACCGGGTGCATGCGGCGTACGCGCTGGACGCGGTCGCGCAGGAGGTTCTGTTCGCGGTGGGGCCGTTGCTGGTCACGCTGTCCGTGGCGGCCTGGTCGGAGCGGATCGCGGTGCTGGTGATCAATCTGATCGGGGTGCTGGGCGCGCTCTCCGTCGTCGTCTCGAAGCCGTCCCGGCAGTGGCGCAGCGCGCCGCGTGAGGCGCACTGGCTGGGCGCGCTGCGCTCCTCGGGGATGCTGGTGCTGATCGGGTCCTTCTTCTTCGTCGGGCTGGCGTTGGGCTCGATCGCGGTCGCGGCGGTGGCGTACTCGGACGAGCGCGGCGGCAGCATGATCTCCAGCTATCTGCTCTCCGCGCTTGGCGTCGGTGCGTTGGTCGGCGGTCTCGTCTATGGCGCCCGTGAGTGGCCGGGGCGTCCGGAAAGCCGGCTGCGGCTGCTGGTCGCCCTTCTGGCGGTGGGGTATCTGCCGCTGATGCTGGCTCCGGGGGTCGTCGCGATGACGGCGCTGGCGGGCCTCTCCGGTGTGTTCCTGGCGCCGGCGCTGGCCTGTGCGTTCGTGGTGGTGGACCGGCATGCGCCGAAGGGCACGGTGACGGAGGCGTTTTCGTGGCTGGTGACGACGTTCGGTGTCGGTGCGGCGGTGGGCTCCTCGGTGGTGGGACCGGTGCTGGAGTTCGGCGGTCCGGCGGCGGGCTTCGCGGTGGCCGGTGCCGGCGGGGTGGCGGCGCTGCTTGTACTTTTGTCGACGAAGCGATTTCTGGGGGATCCCGTGCGGCGTACGGAGAGTGCCCGCTCGGCGGAAAATGATCGAAACGGGGCCGCCGAACCCGGTTTCAGAGCAGGCCATCAGGCGTAA